A genomic stretch from Bacteroidales bacterium includes:
- a CDS encoding GNAT family N-acetyltransferase translates to MKKFIEWFIINDIVKIRKYGLVSHLKYLFSYAKTIVHIQIDLNRLQKLPDISPLIVRELSLNDENDLNTWADIIYLAFDEEQYDALLAKDKLTNHDFLKVKKVFLVFDGTKCIGTVSAAVFKSNPNIASGCRFAVHPDYQGKGLGKYLYLLILHVLKDEGYNYFESTMAIKRETSFIVKFKLGFYPQLNRRYVQYKNQKRFFLVRLAANYRLYRLWRQYKKTINEKYLTG, encoded by the coding sequence ATGAAGAAATTTATAGAGTGGTTCATTATCAATGACATAGTAAAGATCAGAAAATATGGATTGGTCTCGCACCTTAAGTATTTGTTTAGTTATGCCAAAACAATTGTCCATATTCAGATTGACTTAAACAGGCTACAAAAATTACCAGACATTTCTCCGCTTATAGTGCGTGAATTATCTCTGAATGACGAAAACGATTTAAATACCTGGGCTGATATTATATATTTAGCTTTCGATGAGGAACAATATGATGCTTTGCTGGCAAAGGATAAACTTACAAATCATGATTTCCTGAAGGTTAAAAAGGTATTTCTGGTTTTTGACGGGACCAAATGCATTGGTACTGTGTCAGCGGCTGTTTTTAAAAGCAATCCCAACATTGCCAGTGGTTGCAGATTTGCTGTACATCCGGATTATCAAGGTAAAGGACTGGGCAAGTATTTGTACCTTTTAATTCTGCATGTTCTGAAAGATGAAGGGTATAATTATTTTGAGAGCACCATGGCCATAAAGCGGGAAACATCGTTTATCGTAAAATTTAAACTGGGCTTTTACCCACAGCTCAACAGAAGATATGTTCAATACAAAAATCAAAAGCGGTTTTTTCTGGTTAGGCTTGCAGCCAATTATAGACTTTATCGGCTATGGCGCCAGTACAAGAAAACAATAAATGAAAAATACCTCACCGGATAA
- a CDS encoding 3-keto-5-aminohexanoate cleavage protein: MKKIIINFCPNGMVPTKAMTPHVPVSPQEIVEQTHQAYELGITIAHLHARNEDGSPTYKSTVYRAIFEGVRTHCPDLIICGSSSGRNWPEFEKRSEVIELKPDMCSLTLSSLNFIRQASLNEPDMIVKLAEKMKEYGVVPELECFDLGMINYGLYLINKGTAEGPYYWNLLFGNIAGFQASFAQMGTAINMIPHGHYIGLAGLAGDQLPVTAAAIAMGYGVRVGIEDNIWWDGARTRLATNIELVNRIHHIIELHGSSLMTAKEFGEMGFYNRKK, from the coding sequence ATGAAAAAAATTATTATCAATTTCTGCCCTAACGGCATGGTACCAACAAAAGCCATGACCCCTCATGTCCCTGTTTCACCGCAGGAAATCGTTGAGCAAACCCATCAGGCTTATGAGTTGGGCATCACTATTGCCCATCTTCATGCCCGAAATGAGGACGGATCACCAACTTATAAATCCACTGTTTACCGGGCTATTTTTGAGGGTGTTCGCACGCATTGTCCTGATCTCATAATTTGCGGCAGTAGTTCCGGACGCAACTGGCCTGAATTTGAAAAGAGGTCTGAAGTGATTGAACTGAAACCTGATATGTGCTCTCTTACACTCTCTTCTTTGAACTTCATAAGACAGGCCAGCCTTAATGAGCCCGATATGATTGTCAAACTCGCTGAAAAGATGAAAGAATATGGCGTTGTTCCTGAACTCGAATGTTTTGATCTGGGAATGATCAACTATGGCCTTTATTTGATCAATAAAGGAACTGCAGAAGGTCCTTATTATTGGAACTTGTTATTTGGAAACATTGCCGGATTCCAGGCCAGCTTTGCCCAAATGGGAACGGCCATTAACATGATTCCGCATGGTCATTATATTGGCTTAGCTGGTTTGGCGGGTGATCAGTTGCCTGTGACTGCTGCCGCCATTGCCATGGGATATGGCGTGAGGGTTGGTATTGAAGATAACATCTGGTGGGATGGAGCCCGAACCCGGCTTGCGACAAATATTGAACTGGTAAATCGGATACATCATATTATTGAGCTTCACGGTTCAAGCTTGATGACAGCAAAGGAGTTTGGGGAGATGGGGTTCTATAACAGGAAAAAATAA